The DNA window GCCGCCGCCGTCCTGGTCGTCGCGCGGCGGCTGCGCGAGGACCGCGCACCGGTACGGCCGGGCCTGGACCCGGTGGGCACGGCCCTGGCGATGGCAGGCACCGCGCTGGTGGTCTGCCCGCTGGCCACCGGCACGCCTGGACCGGCCGGTCGGGTGGTGGCGTGCGCGGGTGCGGCCCTCCTGGCGCTGTTCGTCGCCCACCAGCGCCGTACCGCGCGCCATGGCCGGGCCCCGCTGGTCGAACCGGCGCTGCTGCGGGGCCGCGCGTTCCCCGCCGCGCTGGCCGTCTCCACACTGTTCTTCGCCGTCATGAACGGCGTCATGATCACCGTGGTGCTGCACCTGGAACTGGGCCTGCACCGCGGCCCGCTCAGCGCGGGCCTGACCCTGCTGCCCTGGTCCGCCGGACTGGCCGCCGGGTCGTGGGCCGCAGGCGCGTACCTGGTGCCGAGGTACGGGACCCGCGTGATGCACGCCGGGATCGCCGCCCTCGCGGTCGGGCTCGCCGCCGCGATCCTCGCCTACCGGTCCGCCGCGCCCGGCGCGTACCCGGCGGCGCTCCCGTTCGCGCTCGCCGTCGCGGGGCTGGGCACCGGCCTGTTCACGCCGCCCTTCTTCACCACCGCGCTCAGCGGCGTCGGCCCGCAGGAGACCGGCTCGGCGGCCGGGCTCCTCAACGCCGTCCAGCAACTCGGCGGCACACTCGGCGTCGCGGTGATCGGCGGCGTCTACCTCGCCCACGGCGGCACCCCGCGCGGCGCCGTACAGGCCGCGCTCGGCACGGCCGGGGCCGTTCTGGCGGCCACCGCGCTCGCCGCCGTCGTGATGACCGGGCGGCGCCGCCAAGGGCCCGGCCCCGAGACCTCGCACCGCTGAACGGACCACTGCCTCCCGCCATCCGGACGGGTTCCCAGTGGCACCCGTAAGCTGCGCCGCCCAGACGCATCCGCCGGGCCGGGACCACCGGCCAGGTCCCGGACTCCCACCGTGGCCGGCAATGGGTGCCCGCCGGCCCCGCGCCCAGGCGGCCGGACATACGCGGCCCCGGCCCGGGTCGGATGAGCCCGTGCACGATCACGGCCAGCCGGTAGGCCGCGTTGACCAGGGCGATCAGCGAGACCAGCGAGACCAGCGCGGCGGTCCGGTCGTCGTCGTGGTGCTCGCGCACCTGGGCCCAGGTCTCGTCGAACACGCTCTGGTGGGCGTCGGCAAGCACTGGCGCAGCCTGCTCGGCCGCCCTCCTGGCCGACCACCCATGCACGTCACCGTCAGTCGCCTTCGGACGCACGCCGGGCGAGCCTCTCACGCAGGCCGGCCAGCCGGGCGATCTCGGCGTCGAGGGCGGCGAGCCTGCGGCCGACGATCCCCGAGGTGGGGGCGCCGGGTTCCACGGAGCCGCATCGCGGCGGAGGCTCCTGGGCGAGCAGATGGAGACGGTCGGCGCAGCTGCGCAGGTCCTCGATGGTGAGCCCGAGGGCCAGCAGGTCGCGGATGATGCGCACTCGTGTGATCTCGCCGGGCCCGTATTCGCGCTGACCGGAGGCCGTGCGGACGGGCGGGGGCAGTAACCCGCGCTGCTCGTAGAACCGCAGTGCCCTGGGCGTAGTGCCCGCCGCCGCTGCCGCGTCGCCGATCCGCATCCTGCCCCCGTTCCCCGCTGCCCACCCGCCCGCGTCCGCCGAACGGGCACCAGGCTCGAAGTGCCTGCCCTCGATCATGTGCTGCAGCGCCTGCGGTACGCGATCGATGCCCGCGATCGGGCCGGAGCGCAGCCAGTCACCGAAGCGACCGGTCCACTCCTTCGCGCGCGTCAGCTCACCGCCTGCTTGACGAGCGCAGCGATCCGCGCCTCCACCTCGGCCGTCACCTCGGTCAGGGCGAAACCGGCCGCCCACATCGTGCCCTCGTCCAACTTCGCCTGGTCGCTGAACCCGAGCGTCGCGTAGCGGGTCTTGAACTTCCCCGCGCTCTGGAAGAAGCAGACGACCTTGCCGTCCAGCGCATAGGCGGGCATCCCATACCAGAGCTTGGGCGCGAGGACCGGGGCGTTGGCGGTGATGACGGCATGGACGCGCTCGGCCATGATCCGGTCCGAGTCCTGCATCTCGGCGATCTTGGCGAGCACGTCCCGCGCTGCCTCCGCCGCCTTGTCCGCGCGCGAGCTGCGGCGCGCCGCTGCCTTCAGCTCTCGGGCGTGGTCCTTCATCGCGGCCTGCTCCTCGGCCGTGAAACCCTCGTATGCGCTGCTTCCGGTGTTGCTCATGGCCGGCTTCCCCCTTGAGAAACGTGATGTGCGGGGCCTTGCGAGGGGACCTTATCCCGGTGCACTGACACCGGGCCCGGCTGCCAGGCCCCGCCGGATGAGCCCATGCTGCTGCGCGCACATTCCGTTCCCCGGCGTCGCGGATCAGCGGCCGCCGCGCAGCCGCTCCAGGTCGCGCCGCTCCCGCTTGGTGGGGCGCCCGGCGCCACGGTCGCGGTGGGCGACCTCGGCGGTCTCCTCGCGGGGCGGCGGGGGAGGGCTGTTGTCGACAAAGCACTCTGCGGCGACGGCCGCCCCGATCCGCTTGCGCACCAGGCGGGAGACCACGACGATCCGCTCCCGCCCGTCCTGGCGGAGCCGTACCACGTCGCCGCAGCGCACGGTGTGGGCGGGCTTGACGCGGTCGCCGTTGACCTGCACGTGGCCGGCCCGGCAGGCGGCGGCGGCGAGTGAACGGGTCTTGGTGAGCCGTACCGACCAGATCCAGCTGTCGATCCGTACGGGCGCCTCGTCTGGAGCCATGCCACGACCCTAGTGCCTCGCCCGCCGACGTTTGCCGTGCCGAGGCCCCGCGCGGGCGCTTGCCCAGGCACTCCGGGCTTCGCAAGCGCCTCCCGGACACCGGCTATAGGGTGCTGACGGGCTTGATCATCGAGAGAGCCCACCGAGCACCGTCCGAACGGAGGGATACGCCATGTATGACGCGCTGCTGGCGGAGACAGCCACCATCACCGGCCACGGTGGAGACCGGATCGAGGCATACACCGCCCGCCCGATGACCCCCGGGCCCATCGGCGGCGTCGTGGTCATCCACCACATGCCGGGGTATGACGCGCCGACCAAGGAGATCACCCGCCGGTTCGCGGCCGAGGGCTACGCCGCGGTCTGCCCCAACCTGTACAGCCGCGAGGCTCCGGGGGCGGCGCCGGACGACGCGGCGGCGGCGGCACGCGCCCAGGGCGGGGTGCCGGACGAGCGGCTGATCGGGGACGTCGCCGGCGCCGCCGCTTATCTGCGCGGCCTGCCGTCCGCCAACGGCCGGGTCGGCGTGATCGGCTACTGCTCCGGCGGCCGGCAGGCATTCCTCTCCGCGTGCAGCCTGGACCTCCAGGCGGCCGTCGACTGCTACGGAGCGTTCGTCGGCGGCCGTCCGCCGGAGAACTTCCCGATCCAGGTGGAGCCGATCGCCCACCTCTCCAAGAACCTCCACTGCCCGCTGCTGGGCCTCTTCGGCGCCGAGGACCAGTACCCCTCGCCCGCCGAGACCGCCGAACTGGAGGCGGAGCTGAAGTCCCACGGCAAGGAGTACGAGTTCCACACCTACGAGGGCGCCGGCCACTCCTTCTTCTCGGTGGACCGGCCCAGCTACCGCCCGCAGGCCGCAGCCGACGGCTGGGGGCGCATCCTCGACTTCTTCGGCCGCCACCTCGCCTCCTGATCCCGAGCCCCACCCGCCCCCTCCAGATCGGAGTCAGCGCATGTGCACCTACCTCACGGCAAAGGTCGAGATCGCCGGCAGCGGCAAGGGAGCCCACGGGTACTTCCCGCTCACCCACGCCACGGTCTATGTCGACCACCCCCAGCACGCCCCCTATGAGCACACCGTCAACATCGACTTCCTCAACCCCGCCCAGGGGCCGTCGGCTCGGGTGGCGGTCGAGCTGACCGAGGAGGCCGCGCTCGCCCTCATCGAGGCGGTGCGCACCGCCCTCGCGTCGGCCCCGCCCGGGCTGGCCTCGCAGCGGACCGCCCAGCAGACCGCCTAGCGGCTCGGGGCCCCGTCTCCGGCGGATCGCGGGGGGACCTCGACCGGTGTTAGAAATGGCGTATGATCGAATTTTTCGGTCGATATCGGGCGTGGCTCGCCCGCCTGCTCGCCGGATCGCGTCCGCGACACCGGAGCAGTCGGCGCACACGCCCGCGCCCCCCGCTGCCGGGGCTCCTGCCGAAGCTGGGGGTCCGCAGCGTCGCCGGCCAGGTCTTTGTGCTGCAAGTGGTGGTGGTGGCGCTGCTGGTCCTGGTCTCGACCGTGGCGCTGCTGCTGCAATCCCGGTACGACATCACGCAGGACGCCCGCGACCGGTCGCTCGCCGTCGCCGAGACCCTGGCCGAGGCCCCCGGCACCGCGCAGGCGCTGACCAGCGCGAACCCCACCGCGACCCTGCAACCGGAGGCCCGGAAGCTCCTCCTGGAGTCCGATGTCGACCTGGTCGTCGTCTACGGGCCGAACGGGATCCGCTACACCGACCCCGACCCCGCCCTGATCGGGAAGCACGTCTTCGGCGCCGGAGCGCCGCCGGTCCGCCCGTCCACCCGCGTCATCAGGACGGCTGCGGGGCCCTCGGTGACCTCGCTGGTCCCCGTGGTCGACTCGGCCGGAGCGACCGTGGGCACGGTCGCCGTCGGCGTCACCGTCCAGAACCTCAACGGCGAGCTGACCCGCCAGCTGCCCGTCGTGCTGGGTGCCGCCGGGGGCGCGCTCGCACTGGCCACCTGTAGTTCGCTGCTGGTCAGCAGGCGGCTGCGGCGCCAGACCCACGGCCTGGGCGCCGGTGAGATGACCCGGATGTACGAACACCATGACGCGGTGCTGCACGCCGTACGGGAGGGGGTCCTGATCACCGGGAGCGACGGCCGGCTGGTGCTCGCCAACGACGAGGCGCGACGCCTGCTCGACCTCCCCTCGGACGCGGAGGGCCGCCCCGTCGCCGAGCTGGGACTGGACCCGGAGACCGCCGGGCTGCTGCTCTCCGGCCGCGCGGTCACCGATGAGGTGCACCTGGCCGGCGACCGGCTGCTGGCCGTCAACACCCGCGACACCGCGCTGTACGGAGGGGGGTCCGGCATCGTCGCGACGCTCCGGGACACCACCGAGCTGCGCGCGCTCTCCGGCCGCAGCGAGGTGGCGCGGGAACGCCTGCGGCTGCTCTATGACGCCGGTGTGCGGATCGGCACCTCGCTGGATGTGGTGCGCACCGCCGAGGAGCTGGCGAACGTGGTGGTGCCGCGCTTCGCCGACTTCGTCACCGTCGACCTGCTGGACACGGTCCTGCGCGGCGAGGAGTCGCCGGAGTCGGCCGACCCCCTGCGCCGGGCAGCCGCCAGCGGCATCCGCCCCGGTCCGCCGTTCCTACAGGTGGGCGAGGTGGTCCGCAGCCGCCTGCTGCCCGCCCGTACGGCAGGCGCCGCGCGCGGCCGTGCGGTGCTCGACTCCCACCTCGCCTCGGCACACGACTGGCATGCGCACGACCCCGGTGCGGCCCGGACGGCGCTGGACCACGGCATCCACTCCCTGATCACCGTGCCGCTGCGGGCCCGGGACGCCGTGCTCGGCGTGGTCGCCTTCTACCGCGCGGACGCCTCCGAGCCGTTCGAGGAGGAGGACCTGTCCTTCACCGAGGAACTCGCCGCCCGCGCCGCCGTCTGCATCGACAACGCCCGCCGGTACACCCGCGAACGGGCCACCGCCGTCACCCTCCAGCGCAGCCTGCTGCCCCGCGCCCTGCCCGACCAGGGGGCCCTCGAAGTCGCCTACCGCTATCTGCCCGCGCAGGCCGGGGTGGGCGGCGACTGGTTCGACGTGGTCCCGCTGCCCGGCGCCCGGGTCGCGCTGGTGGTCGGGGACGTCGTCGGCCATGGACTGCACGCCGCCGCCACCATGGGGCGGCTGCGCACCGCCGTGCACAACTTCTCGGCCCTGGACCTGTCGCCCGACGAACTGCTCGGGCACCTGGACGAACTGGTCGCCCGGATGGACCAGGACGCGGTGTTCGGCGGCGAGTCCGCGACCGGCGTCACCGGCGCCACCTGCCTGTACGCGATCTACGACCCGGCCTCCGGCCGCTGTGTCGCGGCGCGGGCCGGACACCCGGGCCCGGCCCTGGTCCGGCCGTGCGGCGCCGTGGAGTTCCCGGAGATCCCCGCCTCCCCGCCGCTGGGCCTGGGCAGCCTGCCGTTCGAGACGGCCGAGTGGGAGCTGCCGGCCGGGACCCAGCTGGTCCTCTACACCGACGGGCTGGTCGAGGACCGCCTCCAGGACGTCGACGTGGGCCTGGAGAGGCTGCGCCGCGTACTGGCCTCGGACGACCAGGTGAACCGCACACCGGAGGAGACCTGCCAGGCGGTCTCCGACGCCATGCTGCCCCCGCACCCCAGCGACGACATCGCGCTGCTGGTCGCCCGCACCCGGCGGCTGGACCCGACCCAGGTCGCCGAGTGGGGCGTCCCGTCCGACCCCGCCGCCGTCTCCCGGGTCCGCGCCGAGTGCAGCCGCCGCCTGGCGGAGTGGGGGCTGGAGGAGACGGGGTTCGCCACCGAGCTGGTGCTCAGCGAGCTGATCACCAACGCCATCCGCTACGGCGCCCAGCCCATCAGGGTCCGGATGCTCTGCGACCACAGCCTGATCTGCGAGGTCTCCGACGGCAGCAGCACCTCCCCGCACCTGCGCCGGGCGGCCAGCACCGACGAGGGCGGCCGTGGCCTCTTCCTGGTCGCCCAGTTCGCCGAACGCTGGGGGACCAGGTACACGCCCGAGGGCAAGGTCATCTGGACCGAGCAGCCGCTGCACCACGGACCGGCGGCAGACGTCGGCGGCGACTCGGACTCCGACATCCTGGAGCAGTGGGACGTACCTGCCCTGTGAGCCCGCGTCCGCCCGGCGCTGCCGCCAGGGCCTTGGCTGACCTACCGTCAGAAAGCTGGAGCGGCCGGTCGGCAGGGGCTCAGTCGGGCTGGGAGCGCGGCCGGGCGGTGCTGTGGCGGACGATCAGCTGCACCGGCAGCGACAGGCGCACCGGCGGCGCGGGGGCGCGGCCGA is part of the Peterkaempfera bronchialis genome and encodes:
- a CDS encoding MFS transporter encodes the protein MSQSTGHGTPIDTDPHPDQGGAAPASAYRWRWPALAAVLIAEAMNLLDATIVQVAGPVIHTDLGGADTAIPWFSAAYTLAFALGLLTGARLGDIAGRRRVFRIGVVAFAVTSLACALAPTAGVLIGLRAVQGAAAALIIPQTFGLIRAMFDGDELPKALGTIGPVMGLSAVLGPALGGVLTHADLFGSSWRVCFLVNLPLAAAVLVVARRLREDRAPVRPGLDPVGTALAMAGTALVVCPLATGTPGPAGRVVACAGAALLALFVAHQRRTARHGRAPLVEPALLRGRAFPAALAVSTLFFAVMNGVMITVVLHLELGLHRGPLSAGLTLLPWSAGLAAGSWAAGAYLVPRYGTRVMHAGIAALAVGLAAAILAYRSAAPGAYPAALPFALAVAGLGTGLFTPPFFTTALSGVGPQETGSAAGLLNAVQQLGGTLGVAVIGGVYLAHGGTPRGAVQAALGTAGAVLAATALAAVVMTGRRRQGPGPETSHR
- a CDS encoding MerR family transcriptional regulator, encoding MRIGDAAAAAGTTPRALRFYEQRGLLPPPVRTASGQREYGPGEITRVRIIRDLLALGLTIEDLRSCADRLHLLAQEPPPRCGSVEPGAPTSGIVGRRLAALDAEIARLAGLRERLARRASEGD
- a CDS encoding iron chaperone; amino-acid sequence: MSNTGSSAYEGFTAEEQAAMKDHARELKAAARRSSRADKAAEAARDVLAKIAEMQDSDRIMAERVHAVITANAPVLAPKLWYGMPAYALDGKVVCFFQSAGKFKTRYATLGFSDQAKLDEGTMWAAGFALTEVTAEVEARIAALVKQAVS
- a CDS encoding RNA-binding S4 domain-containing protein, giving the protein MAPDEAPVRIDSWIWSVRLTKTRSLAAAACRAGHVQVNGDRVKPAHTVRCGDVVRLRQDGRERIVVVSRLVRKRIGAAVAAECFVDNSPPPPPREETAEVAHRDRGAGRPTKRERRDLERLRGGR
- a CDS encoding dienelactone hydrolase family protein → MYDALLAETATITGHGGDRIEAYTARPMTPGPIGGVVVIHHMPGYDAPTKEITRRFAAEGYAAVCPNLYSREAPGAAPDDAAAAARAQGGVPDERLIGDVAGAAAYLRGLPSANGRVGVIGYCSGGRQAFLSACSLDLQAAVDCYGAFVGGRPPENFPIQVEPIAHLSKNLHCPLLGLFGAEDQYPSPAETAELEAELKSHGKEYEFHTYEGAGHSFFSVDRPSYRPQAAADGWGRILDFFGRHLAS
- a CDS encoding DUF6295 family protein: MCTYLTAKVEIAGSGKGAHGYFPLTHATVYVDHPQHAPYEHTVNIDFLNPAQGPSARVAVELTEEAALALIEAVRTALASAPPGLASQRTAQQTA
- a CDS encoding SpoIIE family protein phosphatase/ATP-binding protein, with the translated sequence MIEFFGRYRAWLARLLAGSRPRHRSSRRTRPRPPLPGLLPKLGVRSVAGQVFVLQVVVVALLVLVSTVALLLQSRYDITQDARDRSLAVAETLAEAPGTAQALTSANPTATLQPEARKLLLESDVDLVVVYGPNGIRYTDPDPALIGKHVFGAGAPPVRPSTRVIRTAAGPSVTSLVPVVDSAGATVGTVAVGVTVQNLNGELTRQLPVVLGAAGGALALATCSSLLVSRRLRRQTHGLGAGEMTRMYEHHDAVLHAVREGVLITGSDGRLVLANDEARRLLDLPSDAEGRPVAELGLDPETAGLLLSGRAVTDEVHLAGDRLLAVNTRDTALYGGGSGIVATLRDTTELRALSGRSEVARERLRLLYDAGVRIGTSLDVVRTAEELANVVVPRFADFVTVDLLDTVLRGEESPESADPLRRAAASGIRPGPPFLQVGEVVRSRLLPARTAGAARGRAVLDSHLASAHDWHAHDPGAARTALDHGIHSLITVPLRARDAVLGVVAFYRADASEPFEEEDLSFTEELAARAAVCIDNARRYTRERATAVTLQRSLLPRALPDQGALEVAYRYLPAQAGVGGDWFDVVPLPGARVALVVGDVVGHGLHAAATMGRLRTAVHNFSALDLSPDELLGHLDELVARMDQDAVFGGESATGVTGATCLYAIYDPASGRCVAARAGHPGPALVRPCGAVEFPEIPASPPLGLGSLPFETAEWELPAGTQLVLYTDGLVEDRLQDVDVGLERLRRVLASDDQVNRTPEETCQAVSDAMLPPHPSDDIALLVARTRRLDPTQVAEWGVPSDPAAVSRVRAECSRRLAEWGLEETGFATELVLSELITNAIRYGAQPIRVRMLCDHSLICEVSDGSSTSPHLRRAASTDEGGRGLFLVAQFAERWGTRYTPEGKVIWTEQPLHHGPAADVGGDSDSDILEQWDVPAL